One window of Terriglobales bacterium genomic DNA carries:
- a CDS encoding N-acetyltransferase: MRVRKAMLPDAEAVCALIASYSADGTVLPRSLGEVCENIRDFTVVEHQGKIIGCAALHLYGPHLAEVRSITVAREAQGRGAGRRLVRALLAEAQRHSVNSVCLFTRIPEYFAVFGFSVVNRDDLPDKLLKDCLACPRLHCCDETAMLLGELPETTARATRTTELVQIQ, encoded by the coding sequence ATGCGCGTGCGTAAGGCTATGCTTCCGGACGCCGAAGCGGTCTGCGCCCTGATTGCGAGCTACTCCGCCGACGGCACCGTGCTGCCGCGCTCCCTGGGCGAGGTCTGCGAGAACATCCGCGACTTCACCGTGGTCGAGCACCAGGGGAAGATCATCGGCTGCGCGGCCTTGCACCTGTACGGACCGCACCTGGCCGAGGTGCGATCCATCACGGTCGCCCGGGAAGCGCAGGGCCGCGGCGCGGGACGCCGGCTGGTGCGCGCCCTGCTGGCCGAGGCCCAGCGCCACAGCGTCAACAGCGTCTGCTTGTTCACCCGCATTCCCGAGTACTTCGCCGTCTTCGGCTTCAGCGTGGTGAACCGCGACGACCTTCCCGACAAGCTGCTCAAGGACTGCCTGGCCTGCCCGCGCCTGCACTGCTGCGACGAGACCGCCATGCTGCTGGGCGAGTTGCCCGAAACGACCGCGCGCGCGACCCGCACGACCGAGCTCGTCCAGATTCAATGA